The proteins below come from a single Gimesia chilikensis genomic window:
- the alaS gene encoding alanine--tRNA ligase, with the protein MKTDELRESYLSFFQEKGCVRRPSDVLVPRDDPTVLFTPAGMNQFKDQFLGVGKLEFTKATTCQMCLRTGDIQNVGVTAYHHTFFEMLGNFSFGDYFKREAIHWAWEYLTSKKYLGLDPNLLSVTVYLDDDEAYNIWHDEIKLPANRISRENEHENFWPAGAPSDGPDGVCGPCSEIFYHPNGGKDNVEIWNLVFTQFNRVGDPPNNLKPLPKKNIDTGMGLERTASVLQGVRSNFEIDTLKQLCLAAGDVVGTGYGFDKPTGRPLRRISDHVRAITFSIHEGVNPGREKESYVVRQLLRRALLEGYLLGKQEPFLYQLVPAVVDIMQTPYPEIAKTVEHVQHTIKEEEEQFLGVIEKGLTRFEGFLKKAEQEGKSEIAGEDAFDLHQTDGFLIELTEALAAKNNISVNRTEFNNLMQQHKEGSGSGAFLDSVMSEGPLTALHKTTSDTQFKGYETTVDEGTVVGIIAEDRLVESVVEKGHAHPVVVVLDQTPFYAEAGGQVGDTGYLEGEGLKFEVVNTQRNGGLILHIGHLLEGKLEQGQTLKATVIEPRRSGIQRAHSATHLLHHALHTVIGDSAMQRGSKVEQDTLRFDFSHSKALTPEEISQVEDIINQRISEGASVTTQLMKLQDARNLGAMALFGEKYPDNVRVVQMGDFSIELCGGTHLTNTGQVGLCKIVNEEPVAKGVRRIHALTGPKALEKTRNSEKLLQEIAGQLKAPRLDELPQKIAHLQDEIREMKKQLLKFSSKSLAGTADELLDEAPVVNDVKIVAYHAKDVSRDQLRELADHLRKKGKQVALILGTEIDGKVALMAAVNQELVKQGLKAGDCVKAAAKVVGGGGGGRPDMAEAGGKDPEQLDAALKTGADYYRSQLEG; encoded by the coding sequence ATGAAAACAGACGAACTTCGCGAGAGTTATCTTTCCTTCTTTCAAGAAAAAGGCTGTGTCAGAAGACCATCCGACGTTCTGGTCCCCCGGGATGACCCTACGGTTCTGTTTACTCCCGCCGGGATGAACCAGTTCAAAGATCAGTTTCTGGGCGTAGGCAAGCTGGAGTTCACGAAAGCCACCACCTGTCAGATGTGCCTCCGCACCGGCGATATTCAAAACGTCGGCGTCACCGCTTACCACCATACCTTCTTCGAAATGCTGGGAAATTTCTCCTTTGGAGATTACTTCAAACGCGAAGCCATTCACTGGGCCTGGGAATATCTGACCTCTAAGAAATATCTGGGCCTCGATCCCAACCTGCTCTCCGTCACCGTCTACCTGGATGACGACGAGGCCTACAACATTTGGCACGATGAAATCAAACTTCCCGCCAACCGCATCAGCCGCGAAAACGAGCACGAAAACTTCTGGCCCGCCGGTGCTCCTTCGGATGGCCCCGACGGTGTCTGCGGCCCCTGTAGCGAAATCTTCTACCACCCCAACGGCGGTAAAGACAACGTCGAAATCTGGAACCTGGTCTTCACCCAGTTCAACCGCGTCGGCGATCCGCCCAACAATCTCAAACCGCTGCCCAAGAAAAACATCGACACCGGCATGGGGCTGGAACGTACCGCCTCCGTTCTGCAGGGCGTACGGAGCAACTTCGAAATCGATACGCTGAAGCAACTCTGTCTGGCCGCCGGCGATGTTGTCGGCACCGGCTATGGATTCGATAAACCTACGGGTCGTCCGCTCCGTCGTATCTCCGATCACGTTCGCGCCATCACCTTCAGTATCCATGAAGGAGTCAATCCGGGTCGTGAAAAAGAAAGCTACGTCGTTCGGCAGCTCCTCCGTCGCGCCTTGCTCGAAGGCTATCTGCTCGGCAAACAGGAGCCGTTCCTGTATCAACTGGTGCCCGCTGTCGTCGACATCATGCAGACTCCCTACCCGGAAATCGCCAAGACCGTCGAACACGTGCAGCACACCATCAAGGAAGAGGAAGAGCAATTCCTGGGCGTCATTGAAAAAGGTCTCACTCGCTTCGAAGGCTTCCTGAAAAAAGCCGAACAGGAAGGCAAATCGGAAATCGCCGGTGAAGACGCTTTTGACCTGCACCAGACAGACGGCTTCCTGATCGAACTCACCGAAGCTCTGGCTGCTAAAAACAATATCAGCGTCAATCGCACGGAATTCAACAACCTGATGCAGCAGCACAAGGAAGGCAGCGGCAGCGGGGCATTCCTCGATTCGGTTATGTCAGAAGGTCCGCTGACGGCTCTGCACAAAACCACCAGCGACACACAATTCAAAGGCTATGAAACTACTGTTGATGAAGGCACAGTCGTCGGCATTATCGCTGAAGATCGCCTGGTGGAATCCGTCGTGGAAAAAGGCCATGCCCATCCCGTCGTGGTCGTACTCGATCAGACACCTTTCTATGCCGAAGCTGGTGGTCAGGTGGGAGACACGGGTTACCTCGAAGGAGAAGGCCTGAAATTTGAAGTCGTGAATACCCAGCGTAACGGCGGATTGATTCTGCACATCGGCCATCTGCTGGAAGGCAAACTGGAACAGGGACAAACCCTCAAAGCAACAGTAATCGAACCGCGCCGGTCCGGCATCCAGCGTGCTCACTCCGCCACTCACCTGCTGCATCACGCCCTGCACACCGTCATCGGCGACAGCGCCATGCAGCGGGGGTCGAAAGTCGAACAGGACACACTTCGCTTCGACTTCTCACACAGCAAGGCACTCACCCCCGAAGAAATCAGCCAGGTCGAAGATATCATCAACCAGCGGATTTCCGAAGGCGCCTCTGTCACCACCCAGTTGATGAAACTGCAGGATGCCCGCAACCTGGGAGCCATGGCTCTCTTTGGTGAGAAATATCCTGACAATGTCCGCGTAGTCCAGATGGGCGACTTCAGTATCGAACTCTGCGGGGGAACCCACCTCACCAACACGGGACAGGTCGGGCTCTGCAAGATCGTCAACGAAGAACCGGTCGCCAAAGGCGTTCGTCGTATCCACGCTTTAACCGGCCCGAAAGCCCTGGAAAAGACGCGCAACAGCGAAAAACTACTGCAGGAAATCGCTGGTCAGCTCAAAGCGCCTCGACTCGATGAACTTCCCCAGAAGATCGCCCATCTGCAGGACGAAATCCGGGAGATGAAAAAACAGCTGCTCAAGTTCTCCAGTAAATCGCTGGCGGGAACCGCCGATGAACTGCTGGATGAAGCCCCTGTCGTGAATGATGTCAAAATCGTGGCCTACCACGCAAAAGATGTCTCACGCGATCAGTTGCGAGAACTGGCAGACCACCTGCGGAAGAAAGGCAAACAGGTCGCACTGATCCTGGGTACCGAGATTGACGGCAAAGTCGCTTTGATGGCCGCCGTTAACCAGGAGCTGGTAAAACAGGGACTCAAAGCCGGTGACTGCGTGAAAGCGGCTGCTAAAGTGGTCGGCGGAGGCGGCGGTGGTCGTCCCGATATGGCCGAAGCCGGCGGTAAGGATCCGGAACAGCTCGACGCCGCCCTGAAAACCGGCGCAGACTACTACCGCAGTCAGCTCGAAGGTTAA
- a CDS encoding dihydrodipicolinate synthase family protein has protein sequence MQSETKLRGIFTPNLVPYDSRGEINEPELRRYIDWLIEKGVHGLYPNGSTGEFTRFTPEERKRIVAIIADQTRGRVPILAGAAEANVRETIKACEYYYELGIRAVAIVAPFYYKLSPASVYAYFKEIGDNTPIDVTLYNIPMFASPIDVPTIQRLSEECEKIVAIKDSSGDLPNMIRMIQAVRPNRPEFSFLTGWDAALMPLMLIGADGGTNASSGVVPELTRKLYDLTTSGQLDEARRVQYDLLTLFDTMIYSAEFPEGFRAAVELRGFNMGQGRQPITSEQKTDIVTLSRTLQCMLSEHGFTNEPIGGCATGVSEDLSASDVSQIVQHVVAELNRRKLL, from the coding sequence ATGCAGTCCGAGACCAAGCTCCGTGGTATCTTCACTCCCAACCTGGTTCCCTACGATTCTCGTGGCGAGATTAATGAGCCGGAATTACGCCGTTATATTGACTGGCTGATCGAAAAGGGAGTTCATGGGCTGTACCCCAACGGTTCTACGGGGGAATTCACTCGTTTTACTCCTGAAGAACGCAAGCGGATTGTAGCCATCATTGCGGATCAGACACGCGGCCGTGTGCCGATTCTGGCCGGGGCTGCGGAAGCCAATGTACGGGAGACAATCAAGGCCTGTGAGTACTACTACGAACTGGGGATTCGGGCAGTCGCGATTGTGGCTCCTTTTTATTACAAGCTGAGCCCGGCTTCTGTTTATGCCTATTTTAAAGAAATTGGGGATAATACTCCCATCGATGTGACGCTGTATAACATTCCAATGTTTGCGAGTCCGATCGATGTACCTACGATCCAGCGTCTTTCAGAAGAATGTGAAAAGATCGTGGCGATCAAAGATTCCTCGGGCGATCTGCCCAACATGATTCGTATGATTCAGGCCGTAAGACCAAACCGTCCGGAATTCTCATTTCTGACAGGCTGGGATGCGGCACTGATGCCGTTGATGCTGATTGGTGCAGACGGGGGAACCAATGCGAGTTCTGGTGTTGTACCGGAGCTGACACGCAAGCTGTATGACCTGACCACTTCCGGTCAGCTCGATGAAGCCCGTCGTGTGCAATACGATCTGCTGACGCTGTTCGATACGATGATCTATTCTGCTGAGTTTCCGGAAGGGTTCCGGGCTGCGGTGGAACTACGTGGATTCAATATGGGGCAGGGACGTCAGCCGATTACTTCCGAGCAGAAAACGGATATCGTGACTTTGAGTCGTACGCTGCAGTGCATGCTGTCTGAGCACGGCTTCACCAATGAGCCCATCGGTGGCTGTGCGACGGGAGTCAGCGAAGATCTCAGCGCCAGCGACGTGTCGCAGATTGTGCAACATGTCGTCGCTGAGCTGAATCGTCGTAAGCTGCTCTAG